A genomic segment from Aspergillus chevalieri M1 DNA, chromosome 7, nearly complete sequence encodes:
- the ATG4 gene encoding cysteine protease ATG4 (BUSCO:EOG09264B3O;~COG:O;~EggNog:ENOG410PI8K;~InterPro:IPR038765,IPR005078;~MEROPS:MER0013559;~PFAM:PF03416), which translates to MNSVDLGRCKRIVQYLWDPEPKNDEEPSSPIWCLGKEYNRHVPVTTSKGDTRPQMVAFEEDGHDPEDLAQDATTQTHETALGWPKAFVRDFESRIWITYRSNFVPIPRPQDHDANPNMTLSVRLRSQLMDSQGFTSDTGWGCMIRSGQSLLANGLSSLLLGRDWQRGSKADEEIRLLSLFADFPDAPFSIHRFVELGAERCGKYPGEWFGPSATALCIQALCEQCQEPKLRVYVSNENANVYQHKFMEIARDDAGYIRPTLILLGTRLGIDHITPVYWDALKAALQYPQSVGIAGGRPSASHYFVGVQGSHLFYLDPHHTRPALPYRPAHELYSEEERDTYHTRRLRRIHIKDMDPSMLLGFLIKNEEDWEDWKKRVEAGRGKPIIHILGDMQPDYGLGREEALDEVEALDDIDGMVS; encoded by the exons ATGAACAGCGTGGACCTGGGAAGATGCAAACGCATCGTACAGTACCTCTGGGACCCTGAGCCCAAGAACGATGAAGAGCCTAGTTCACCTATATGGTGCCTGGGCAAGGAATATAATAGACATGTACCAGTGACTACATCAAAGGGCGACACCA GACCACAAATGGTCGCTTTTGAAGAGGATGGGCATGATCCAGAGGATCTCGCACAAGACGCAACAACACAGACTCATGAGACAGCCCTTGGGTGGCCAAAGGCATTCGTGCGCGATTTCGAGTCGAGGATATGGATAACATATCGATCCAACTTCGTCCCAATACCGAGACCCCAAGATCATGACGCGAACCCGAACATGACACTGAGCGTGCGGTTGAGAAGCCAGCTCATGGATTCACAAGGCTTTACGTCTGACACGGGATGGGGCTGTATGATTAGATCTGGTCAAAGCCTTCTCGCAAATggcctttcttctttgctcCTGGGACGCG ACTGGCAGCGAGGGAGCAAGGCCGACGAAGAAATACGACTGCTTTCTTTATTCGCTGATttcccggatgcgccattttcAATACATCGTTTTGTGGAGCTCGGTGCGGAGCGTTGTGGCAAGTATCCCGGGGAATGGTTTGGACCTTCGGCAACCGCACTCTGTATACA GGCGCTCTGCGAGCAATGCCAGGAACCGAAACTCAGAGTATATGTCTCTAACGAGAATGCGAACGTCTACCAACACAAGTTTATGGAGATCGCTCGGGACGATGCCGGATATATTCGACCCACACTTATCCTACTAGGCACCAGACTGGGCATTGATCATATCACTCCTGTATACTGGGATGCACTCAAAGCCGCTTTGCAGTACCCCCAGTCAGTGGGAATAGCAGG GGGTCGCCCATCAGCGTCGCACTACTTCGTTGGGGTCCAAGGATCGCATCTCTTCTACCTCGATCCTCACCATACCCGACCTGCCTTGCCTTATCGCCCGGCCCACGAGCTTTATAGCGAAGAAGAGCGTGACACGTATCATACCCGGCGTCTGCGGAGGATACACATCAAAGATATGGATCCAAGTATGTTACTGGGTTTCCTTATAAAGAACGAAGAAGACTGGGAGGATTGGAAGAAACGCGTTGAGGCCGGCCGAGGAAAGCCGATTATTCATATTCTAGGTGACATGCAGCCGGATTACGGCCTTGGCCGGGAAGAGGCACTCGATGAGGTTGAAGCTCTAGATGATATCGATGGTATGGTTAGTTGA
- a CDS encoding DnaJ and TPR domain protein (COG:O;~EggNog:ENOG410PJCZ;~InterPro:IPR011990,IPR001623,IPR036869,IPR019734, IPR013026;~PFAM:PF00226;~SECRETED:SignalP(1-23);~go_function: GO:0005515 - protein binding [Evidence IEA]) gives MYISFESFTAFLACLTVCHGLQASQIPSDTPLSSLISSAKTHLANGSPRDALLFYDAAVSRDPTNYLTVFQRGATFLSIGKNSQALQDFDRVLELKPDFESALLQRARLRAKSADWIGAISDLEKAGKKSSSEYQEILDAQNAAQLAQDAEKQGAWEMCVTQANTAVIKATTSLGLRRTRAHCRLEKGEIEEGISDLAHVLQMSPSLVEPHLQISSMLFFALGEGDRGISQIRKCLHSDPESKPCNRLYRKERQLLKRLEKLRGALSSRKYSNAANLLVGVGEDSGLLNDVKEDVTRARDEGHIHPAAPNDLYMSLVENTCEAYREMHMSRRATPYCSEALELNPYSLQALLFKGQTAIDEERFEDAMRTLNTAKEHHADSKDAQDLLQKAHILLKRSKKKDYYKVLGVSRDADERTIKRAYRQLTKQHHPDKAASQGVPKEEAEKKMATINEAHEVLSDPELRARYDSGDDPNDHESQRGNPFQGSPFGPGGGQQFFFQQGGPQFNFKFSGPGFGGFPFR, from the exons ATGTACATCTCCTTTGAATCGTTCACGGCCTTCTTGGCCTGTCTCACAGTTTGCCACGGCCTTCAGGCTTCCCAGATACCCTCAGATACACCACTTTCGTCTTTGATCTCCTCCGCAAAAACCCACCTCGCAAACGGGTCGCCTCGTGACGCTTTACTCTTCTACGATGCAGCTGTTTCGCGGGATCCCACGAACTATCTCACCGTTTTTCAGCGAGGCGCGACTTTCTTGTCGATTGGAAAGAATTCACAAGCATTGCAGGACTTCGACCGCGTACTAGAGCTGAAACCGGACTTTGAAAGTGCTTTGCTTCAACGAGCGCGCTTGAGAGCCAAGTCTGCCGACTGGATTGGTGCAATTAGCGACTTAGAAAAGGCTGGCAAGAAGTCCTCTTCGGAGTATCAAGAGATACTAGACGCGCAAAACGCAGCGCAACTAGCACAAGATGCGGAGAAACAAGGCGCTTGGGAAATGTGTGTGACCCAGGCTAATACGGCTGTTATCAAGGCGACCACTTCTTTAGGCCTACGGCGCACTCGAGCGCATTGTCGCCTAGAGAAAGGAGAAATAGAGGAGGGCATTAGCGACCTAGCGCATGTTCTACAGATGTCTCCTAGTCTAGTGGAGCCGCACCTTCAAATATCGTCAATGTTGTTCTTTGCTTTAGGAGAGGGTGACCGTGGTATTTCTCAGATCCGGAAATGCCTGCACTCGGATCCTGAATCAAAGCCATGCAACCGCCTTTACCGAAAGGAGAGACAGCTGCTGAAACGACTAGAAAAACTCCGGGGCGCATTGAGTTCGCGGAAATATAGCAACGCTGCAAATCTGCTGGTTGGGGTAGGTGAGGACAGTGGGCTTCTGAATGATGTTAAGGAGGATGTCACACGGGCGAGAGATGAGGGCCATATTCATCCTGCAGCACCCAACGATCTTTACATGTCTTTGGTTGAAAATACGTGCGAGGCTTATCGCGAG ATGCATATGTCTAGGCGCGCTACGCCTTATTGCTCAGAAGCGCTTGAGTTGAATCCATACTCCCTTCAAGCCCTTCTGTTTAAGGGTCAAACTGCAATTGACGAAGAACGATTTGAAGACGCAATGCGCACACTGAACACAGCCAAAGAGCACCATGCAGATTCCAAAGACGCCCAGGATCTTCTGCAGAAAGCACATATATTGTTAAAACGgtccaagaagaaggactactATAAAGTTTTAGGTGTCAGTCGTGATGCAGATGAACGGACAATCAAACGCGCTTATCGTCAGTTGACGAAGCAGCACCACCCCGATAAGGCCGCTTCTCAGGGTGTTCCCAAAGAAGAAGCTGAAAAGAAGATGGCTACTATTAATGAAGCGCATGAGGTTCTGTCGGATCCAGAACTTAGGGCACGTTACGACAGCGGCGATGATCCCAACGACCATGAATCCCAGCGAGGAAACCCATTCCAAGGAAGCCCCTTTGGCCCCGGTGGTGGACAACAGTTCTTTTTCCAGCAGGGGGGACCGCAGTTCAATTTTAAGTTCTCGGGTCCCGGCTTCGGTGGTTTCCCATTTCGTTGA
- the KGD2 gene encoding putative dihydrolipoamide succinyltransferase (BUSCO:EOG09263I7I;~COG:C;~EggNog:ENOG410PHAP;~InterPro:IPR006255,IPR000089,IPR001078,IPR003016, IPR023213,IPR011053;~PFAM:PF00364,PF00198;~go_component: GO:0045252 - oxoglutarate dehydrogenase complex [Evidence IEA];~go_function: GO:0004149 - dihydrolipoyllysine-residue succinyltransferase activity [Evidence IEA];~go_function: GO:0016746 - transferase activity, transferring acyl groups [Evidence IEA];~go_process: GO:0006099 - tricarboxylic acid cycle [Evidence IEA]): protein MASRLSLNRLSEQQMKNVFRITHVPRNLGLGGRRSFASAALRKGVVSAGRPASGLLRVSASGANVFLSNYPRLGGSQVRTYADSIVKVPQMAESITEGTLKQFTKQVGDYVERDEEIATIETDKIDVSVNAPESGTVKELLVNEEDTVAVGQDLVKLELGGAPETKKEDAGEKPKEPAAPEKSQPSEPEKPKSPAPAAPEQPPAPKPETSKPQTETPKQEPASDAKPAFGSREERRVKMNRMRLRIAERLKQSQNTAASLTTFNEVDMSSLMEFRKLYKDDVLKKTGVKLGFMSAFSRACVLAMKDIPAVNASIEGPNGGDTIVYRDYVDISVAVATEKGLVTPVVRNSETKDLVGIEQAIADLGKKARDNKLTIEDMAGGTFTISNGGVFGSLMGTPIINLPQTAVLGLHAIKDKPVAVNGKIEIRPMMYLALTYDHRLLDGREAVTFLVKIKEYIEDPRRMLLG, encoded by the exons ATGGCTTCTCGGTTATCACTTAATCGTTTGTCAGAACAACAAATGAAGAACGTTTTCCGTATCACCCATGTGCCCCGCAATCTGGGTCTAGGCGGCCGTAGGAGTTTCGCTTCAGCTGCACTTCGGAAGGGTGTAGTGAGCGCCGGCAGGCCTGCCTCTGGTTTACTACGGGTTTCGGCCTCGGG TGCCAATGTCTTTCTGTCTAACTACCCCCGTCTGGGAGGTAGCCAGGTCCGAACTTATG CGGACTCTATCGTGAAGGTTCCTCAAATGGCGGAGTCGATTACGGAGGGAACCTTGAAACAGTTCACAAAAC AGGTTGGGGATTATGTCGAACGGGATGAAGAGATTGCGACAATTGAGACCGATAAG ATCGATGTGTCGGTCAATGCCCCCGAATCTGGTACCGTGAAGGAGCTTCTCGTGAATGAAGAGGATACGGTTGCTGTTGGGCAGGATTTGGTCAAACTGGAACTTGGAGGTGCTCCCGaaacgaagaaggaagatgCAGGTGAAAAGCCGAAGGAACCTGCGGCCCCCGAAAAGAGTCAGCCTTCTGAACCCGAGAAGCCCAAGTCGCCAGCACCGGCTGCTCCTGAGCAGCCTCCTGCGCCAAAACCCGAGACTTCGAAGCCACAGACCGAAACGCCAAAGCAAGAGCCTGCCTCTGATGCCAAGCCGGCTTTTGGAAGTCGCGAGGAGCGTAGG GTGAAAATGAACAGAATGCGACTTAGGATCGCTGAGCGTTTGAAGCAGTCTCAGAACACGGCCGCTTCGCTCACTACTTTCAATGAGGTTGACATGTCCTCTTTAATGGAGTTCCGGAAGCTGTACAAGGATGACGTGCTGAAGAAGACCGGCGTCAAGCTTGGCTTCATGAGCGCATTCTCGCGTGCTTGTGTCCTGGCAATGAAAGATATTCCTGCGGTTAACGCATCTATCGAGGGCCCTAACGGCGGCGATACCATTGTCTACAGGGATTATGTGGACATCAGTGTGGCTGTTGCGACCGAAAAGGGTCTCGTGACGCCCGTTGTTCGTAACTCTGAAACAAAGGATCTTGTTGGCATTGAACAAGCAATTGCGGATCTCGGCAAGAAG GCGCGCGATAACAAATTGACCATTGAGGACATGGCCGGTGGCACGTTCACCATTAGCAAC GGCGGCGTGTTTGGTTCTCTTATGGGTACTCCGATTATCAACCTCCCCCAGACAG CTGTTCTTGGACTTCACGCTATCAAGGACAAGCCGGTTGCCGTGAACGGCAAAATTGAGATCCGCCCG ATGATGTATCTTGCTCTGACTTATGATCACCGCTTGTTGGATGGACGGGAGGCGGTCACCTTCCTCGTAAAG ATCAAGGAGTACATCGAGGACCCTCGTCGCATGCTGCTCGGCTAA
- a CDS encoding protein-L-isoaspartate O-methyltransferase (COG:O;~EggNog:ENOG410PKHZ;~InterPro:IPR029063,IPR000682;~PFAM:PF08241,PF01135,PF13649;~go_function: GO:0004719 - protein-L-isoaspartate (D-aspartate) O-methyltransferase activity [Evidence IEA];~go_process: GO:0006464 - cellular protein modification process [Evidence IEA]) encodes MSLKVDRAHYAPSRPYSDSPQPIGHDATISAPHMHGHACEYLIDYLKPGQRVLDIGSGSGYLTHVLANLVTESPSSDGHPGGQVVGIDHIPELVDMARNNMRKSDQGRKFLKSSQVKFITADGRLGWKEEAPYDAIHVGAAAKELPSVLVDQLRAPGRMFIPVDTEDDDSSLGALGLGGGQYIWVVDKKEDGSVHKEKVFQVSYVPLTDAPRG; translated from the coding sequence ATGAGTTTAAAGGTCGATCGAGCCCATTATGCTCCGTCAAGACCCTATTCAGACTCGCCGCAACCAATCGGCCACGATGCGACAATCTCAGCCCCGCACATGCACGGCCACGCATGCGAGTATCTTATAGATTATCTCAAGCCTGGGCAGCGGGTACTTGATATTGGGTCTGGTTCCGGGTATCTAACCCATGTTCTTGCGAATCTGGTTACCGAGTCACCGTCTTCTGATGGCCATCCAGGCGGTCAAGTTGTTGGGATTGATCATATACCCGAGCTAGTTGACATGGCCCGCAACAATATGCGTAAGTCGGATCAAGGCCGCAAGTTCCTAAAATCCAGTCAGGTGAAGTTCATCACAGCAGACGGTCGCCTGGGATGGAAGGAAGAAGCACCTTATGATGCGATTCATGttggtgcagcagcaaaggaGCTTCCGTCTGTTTTGGTCGATCAACTTCGAGCGCCTGGGCGAATGTTCATCCCCGTGGACACAGAAGACGATGACAGCTCCCTTGGGGCCCTTGGATTGGGTGGAGGTCAGTATATCTGGGTAGTAGACAAAAAAGAAGATGGATCTGTTCATAAGGAGAAGGTCTTCCAGGTTAGCTATGTCCCTCTGACTGACGCACCACGCGGATGA
- the HTB1 gene encoding histone H2B family protein (COG:B;~EggNog:ENOG410PNT7;~InterPro:IPR009072,IPR000558,IPR007125;~PFAM:PF00125;~go_component: GO:0000786 - nucleosome [Evidence IEA];~go_function: GO:0003677 - DNA binding [Evidence IEA];~go_function: GO:0046982 - protein heterodimerization activity [Evidence IEA]), translated as MPPKAAEKKPSTGGKAPAGKAPAEKKEAGKKTAAAASGEKKKRGKTRKETYSSYIYKVLKQVHPDTGISTRAMSILNSFVNDIFERVATEASKLAAYNKKSTISSREIQTSVRLILPGELAKHAVSEGTKAVTKYSSSAK; from the exons ATGCCTCCCAAAGCTGCCGAGAAGAAGCCCAGCACTGGTGGCAAGGCCCCTGCTGGAAAGGCCCCCgctgagaagaaggaagctGGCAAGAAGACCGCAGCTGCTGCCTCgggtgagaagaagaagcgcggCAAGACCAGGAAGGAAACCTACTCTTCGTACATCTACAAAG TTCTTAAGCAAGTCCACCCCGATACTGGTATCTCCACTCGTGCCATGTCCATCCTCAACTCTTTCGTCAACG ACATCTTCGAGCGTGTCGCAACTGAAGCCTCGAAACTTGCTGCCTACAACAAGAAGTCGACAATCTCGTCGCGAGAGATCCAGACATC TGTGCGACTCATTTTGCCTGGTGAACTCGCCAAGCACGCCGTGTCGGAAGGCACCAAGGCAGTGACGAAGTACTCCTCTTCCGCCAAATAG
- the HTA1 gene encoding histone H2A (COG:B;~EggNog:ENOG410PNTK;~InterPro:IPR002119,IPR032458,IPR007125,IPR009072, IPR032454;~PFAM:PF00125,PF00808,PF16211;~go_component: GO:0000786 - nucleosome [Evidence IEA];~go_function: GO:0003677 - DNA binding [Evidence IEA];~go_function: GO:0046982 - protein heterodimerization activity [Evidence IEA]): MTGGKSGGKASGSKNAQSRSSKAGLAFPVGRVHRLLRKGNYAQRVGAGAPVYLAAVLEYLAAEILELAGNAARDNKKTRIIPRHLQLAIRNDEELNKLLGHVTIAQGGVLPNIHQNLLPKKTPKAGKGPSQEL; the protein is encoded by the exons ATGACTGGAGGCAAGTCTGGAGGCAAGGCCAGCGGCAGCAAGAACGCGCAATC GCGTTCGTCCAAGGCCGGTCTCGCGTTCCCTGTTGGACGTGTTCACCGCCTCCTTCGTAAGGGTAACTATGCCCAGCGTGTTGGTGCTG GTGCCCCTGTTTACCTCGCTGCCGTCCTCGAATACCTCGCTGCCGAAATTCTCGAATTGGCCGGCAATGCCGCTCGTGACAACAAGAAGACCCGTATCATCCCTCGTCACCTCCAGCTTGCCATCCGTAACGATGAGGAGTTGAACAAGCTTTTGGGTCACGTTACCATCGCCCAGGGTGGTGTTCTTCCAAACATTCACCAAA ACCTTCTTCCCAAGAAGACCCCCAAGGCCGGAAAGGGACCGAGCCAAGAGCTGTAG
- a CDS encoding NADH dehydrogenase [ubiquinone] 1 beta subcomplex subunit 9 (COG:C;~EggNog:ENOG410PQYY;~InterPro:IPR008011,IPR033034;~PFAM:PF05347;~go_process: GO:0006120 - mitochondrial electron transport, NADH to ubiquinone [Evidence IEA]) produces the protein MSTNTVVSLYRRSLKLALDWAVHRQVWRGQAVYIRSLFEANKDVRDPRQQKVLLRETEKLLDTWKHPDPYRMPTAPGGNKYERNIPARQLPLASDHAESH, from the exons ATGTCCACCAACACAGTTGT CTCGCTGTACCGGCGATCTCTGAAGCTTGCGCTTGACTGGGCGGTTCACAGACAAGTTTGGCGCGGCCAAGCAGTGTACATTCGATCGCTGTTCGAAGCAAACAAAGACGTTCGCGACCCCCGCCAACAAAAG GTGCTGTTGAGAGAAACGGAAAAGTTACTAGATACCTGGAAACACCCTGATCCCTACAGAATGCCCACTGCTCCTGGTG GCAACAAATATGAGAGAAACATTCCTGCTCGGCAATTACCTC TTGCTTCCGATCATGCCGAAAGTCACTGA